A window of Phaseolus vulgaris cultivar G19833 chromosome 4, P. vulgaris v2.0, whole genome shotgun sequence genomic DNA:
GTTTTCTCTATTAGCAAATGAAAGAATTCAAACAGAACCAGAATCAACGCTTTCTTCTACCTGAATAAAAAGATGATGCCATGTGCTTGAGGTTGAAGGTCTATTCCACAGTTAACATTTCCAGACATCTTCTGCTATAAGAGTCTgcctacaatcacaacacaggACAATGGAAATAGGGGAAACCTTCCCTCCCTGTTTAGCAGTACAAtcgaaaaacaaaaaacaaaacattaacctttaaatgaatttttcaaGATTGAAACAAACTCAGGCAAAACTCAGATTTATGTTCAGAACATCAAACTTAATCTATTCATAACCTGCAGCACATAGCAAGATTGAGAACTTATCCTACATTTATCATCACAATAACACACAAAATAACAATAACCCCAAGAGAGTAAAATTCAAAACCATGATGCAAAATCTTCTCAGAACTATATAtaaatcttgaaaactcaagaagtaaattaaaataaaaatgttttttatatttccaGGTATAACCAACTAAGTGTGTATGACCCATAGTTCCTTACAACTTATTGCCAAGGGGCTTATTTAAAGACATCCTAAATTCTTACTAGATCAATGAACACAAGGACAACAAGTACACATTCTCTATTTTATCCAATTATCCCTTTCCTTCTTTCCTTCTAATAAATCAAACAGGATTGTTGCAGCTGCTGCTACTTCTTGATCTTTCGATGCTTCCTAGGTCCAGGCACCTCTAACCTTCCAACAGAACATCCACACCTTGCTCGGAGCACAAGAACAGCCCTTCCATTAGGCGGTGCCATCTTCTTGAGCTCAGCCTCCAGCTCCCTATGGTGATCACGGGGCAATTCAAAGAGACCCTTCTTCACTCCACCACTATCTTTCCCGGAATTTGTCGAGGTAGAAGCCgaattcttcacacaatctTCAGTCTCCAACTGAATGTCAAACTCGGCAGCCTTCTTCAGACCCTTGCAATTGGGATTCCCACACCTCCTAGTGGTGCAAGCCACCACACCCCACGTGGCCAATGCAGCACAGACAACACTCAACCCTATGGAAGCATAGATCCATGGTGCCACCGAAACCTCTTCCTTAACCAAAAACACAACAACCTTAATCCCATCATAGCACTTTGTAACCAAAAATTCCATGTAAGGGAAGAACAAAAAGCCACAGGCACAGACAACAGCAATGAACATCACAACATCCACCATGGCCGATCGAGATCGATCACAAAGTGGAATCTGAAGGGAATTCGATGACGCTGAGGATGAAGAACTAGGGATTCTCCGATTCTTCTGAACATGATTGATTTGCCTCGATTTCGAGCCAAAATCCGCAGAACAAATTGAATTCGCCATGGGAGATGATTGATC
This region includes:
- the LOC137836908 gene encoding uncharacterized protein At5g19025-like, which gives rise to MVYFHSSISICKSVDQSSPMANSICSADFGSKSRQINHVQKNRRIPSSSSSASSNSLQIPLCDRSRSAMVDVVMFIAVVCACGFLFFPYMEFLVTKCYDGIKVVVFLVKEEVSVAPWIYASIGLSVVCAALATWGVVACTTRRCGNPNCKGLKKAAEFDIQLETEDCVKNSASTSTNSGKDSGGVKKGLFELPRDHHRELEAELKKMAPPNGRAVLVLRARCGCSVGRLEVPGPRKHRKIKK